A genomic segment from Phycisphaerae bacterium encodes:
- a CDS encoding TetR/AcrR family transcriptional regulator, producing the protein MNNTNTAPVQSRGEATRTDILQVARQLFSKHGYHRTGIADIQEATGLTKGAFYHHFHSKEDLALAVLERTRQEYAEQLFAPAMKQHTAAERLEALLDQAAELNNRPEWCNCQMLATLTAELTPADGRLREAVQDIYDDLQDRCRKLLREARDAGHTSDQVDPDTGAQWIANTLTGLSLAKKLGIARVPATNLIDAMKRTLIKRSGRVKGQASGNGESSKSQPRTIPGGRSDA; encoded by the coding sequence ATGAACAATACGAACACAGCTCCGGTTCAATCGCGCGGCGAGGCGACGCGAACCGACATTCTTCAGGTCGCCCGCCAGTTGTTCAGCAAGCATGGCTACCACAGGACTGGTATCGCCGACATTCAGGAGGCGACGGGCCTGACCAAAGGTGCGTTCTATCATCATTTCCATTCAAAGGAGGATCTGGCGCTGGCTGTGTTGGAGCGGACCCGCCAGGAATACGCGGAACAACTCTTTGCCCCGGCCATGAAGCAACACACGGCTGCGGAGCGTCTCGAGGCCCTGCTCGACCAAGCGGCCGAGTTGAACAACCGGCCCGAGTGGTGCAACTGTCAGATGTTGGCCACCCTGACGGCCGAGCTGACCCCCGCCGACGGCCGTCTTCGAGAGGCGGTTCAGGACATCTACGACGACCTTCAGGATCGCTGCCGCAAGCTGCTGCGTGAAGCCCGCGATGCCGGCCACACCAGCGACCAGGTCGATCCGGACACAGGGGCCCAGTGGATCGCCAACACGTTGACGGGGTTGAGTCTGGCGAAGAAACTGGGAATCGCCCGCGTGCCGGCGACCAACCTGATTGACGCGATGAAACGCACTCTGATCAAACGCTCAGGCAGGGTGAAGGGACAGGCCTCGGGAAACGGTGAGTCATCCAAGTCACAACCGCGCACGATACCTGGGGGGAGGAGCGACGCATGA